The Coffea eugenioides isolate CCC68of chromosome 8, Ceug_1.0, whole genome shotgun sequence genome has a segment encoding these proteins:
- the LOC113780158 gene encoding uncharacterized protein LOC113780158, with the protein MTLRSGKEVEGPAPVAPKDKNEDRIEKELEEEGTPGINKKVIRTPVVPVKPNPPPFPSRLERLKKHNKKKEILEMFRKVEINIPLLDAIKQVPRYAKFLKDLCINRKKLRGDERIIVGENVSAVLQRKLPPKCGELGMFTIPCKIGNTSIRNAMLDLGASINVMPKAIYASLNLGPLKETGIIIQLADRTNAYPDGVIEDVLVQVNNLVFPADFYILDMGNERSPNPSPILLGRPFLSTARTKIDVSEGTLTMEFDGEIVHFNIFEAMRYPCHSNAIFAMSVIDPLVQEVFEINSRDELETAITKHLDLEATCEMELDVSLQRMVGALQSLGQSSLRYDVAPILVPEPHLKLLPSIVQAPEVELKPLPEHLKYAYLGEKWTLPVIISSKLSPREEDKLLRVLREHKEAIGWTIADIKGISPSVCMHRIRLEEDARPIRQPQRRLNPIMMEVVKKEVINLLDVGIIFSISDSPWVSPVQVVPKKAGVTVEENHEGDLVPVRKPTGWRQCIDYRKLNAIAIAPEDQEKTTFTCPFGTFAYRMMPFGLCNAPATFQRCMISIFSEYVERIIEVFMDDFSVYGDSFDDCLDNLTLILKRCIETNPVLNWEK; encoded by the exons atgaccCTCAGGAGTGGGAAAGAGGTTGAAGGACCAGCACCAGTAGCTCCGAAGGACAAGAATGAGGACCGCATTGAGAAGGAGCTTGAGGAAGAAGGAACGCCCGGCATAAATAAAAAGGTAATACGTACCCCAGTGGTTCCAGTTAAGCCTAACCCACCaccttttcctagcaggttggaaAGGCTTAAAAAGCataacaagaaaaaggaaattctGGAGATGTTTAGAAAGGTGGAGATAAATATCCCCTTACTTGACGCAATTAAGCAAGTACCCCGGTATGCCAAATTCTTGAAGGACCTATGCATCAATAGGAAGAAATTGAGGGGAGATGAAAGGATAATTGTGGGAGAGAACGTATCCGCAGTGCTTCAAAGAAAACTTCCGCCCAAGTGTGGAGAGCTAGGTATGTTCACTATCCCTTGTAAAATCGGGAACACTAGCATTAGGAATGCCATGTTAGACCTAGGAGCCTCTATAAATGTGATGCCCAAGGCTATTTATGCTTCTCTAAATTTGGGTCCCTTAAAGGAAACTGGCAttataattcaattggctgataGGACTAATGCTTATCCCGATGGGGTGATAGAAGATGTGTTAGTGCAAGTGAACAATTTAGTGTTCCCCGCTGATTTTTATATTCTTGATATGGGTAATGAACGTTCTCCAAATCCATCACCAATTTTGTTGGGGAGGCCCTTCTTGAGCACGGCTcgtacaaaaattgatgttagtgAGGGCACCCTaacgatggaatttgatggagaaatagttcattttaatatatttgaggCCATGAGATATCCTTGTCATTCTAATGCTATTTTCGCTATGAGTGTAATCGACCCTTTGGTGCAAGAAGTGTTTGAAATTAATAGCAGGGATGAATTGGAGACAGCAATCACCAAACATTTGGATCTGGAAGCAACTTGTGAAATGGAGTTAGATGTCAGTTTGCAAAGAATGGTTGGAGCCTTGCAATCACTAGGCCAAAGTTCTCTAAGGTATGATGTCGCTCCTATATTGGTGCCTGAACCACACCTAAAGCTATTACCCTCTATCGTGCAGGCACCTGAAGTGGAGTTAAAACCTCTGCCCGAGCATCTAAAGTATGCCTATCTAGGTGAAAAATGGACGTTACCagtgataatctcatccaaattaTCACCCAGGGAGGAGGATAAGCTGCTACGGGTTCTAAGGGAGCATAAGGAAGCTATAGGTTGGACAATTGCGGACATAAAGGGTATAAGCCCGTCCGTGTGCATGCATCGAATTCGCCTGGAAGAGGATGCTAGGCCGATAAGACAACCACAAAGGAGATTGAACCCCATCATGATGGAAGTGGTCAAGAAAGAGGTAATCAACCTTCTGGACGTGGGAATCATTTTTTCTATCTCAGATAGCCCGTGGGTGAGTCCAGTCCAAGTGGTGCCAAAGAAAGCAGGGGTAACTGTGGAAGAAAATCATGAAGGGGACCTCGTTCCAGTTCGAAAGCCTACGGGTTGGCGCCAGTGCATCGATTACCGCAAATTGAACGCG ATAGCAATTGcaccagaggatcaagagaaaacAACTTTCACTTGCCCCTTTGGCACTTTTGCCTATCGaatgatgccatttggattgtgCAATGCCCCTGCAACATTTCAGAGGTGCATGATTAGCATTTTTTCTGAGTATGTGGAGAGAATAATTGAGGTATTCATGGATGACTTCAGTGTctatggtgatagttttgaCGATTGCTTAGATAACCTGACATTGATTTTAAAAAGATGCATTGAGACTAACCCAGTGCTCAATTGGGAAAAATGA
- the LOC113780159 gene encoding uncharacterized protein LOC113780159 encodes MAMALNKMTDLLERVVNQSGSGVRPTHQCRDLEVGEDKALERFQKFAPPKFMGGPNPEIAENWLEAMVNIFEALKYPENRQVTFSVFQFEGPARSWWNMVKTKWEREQIPWTWTNFAYEFKEKYIPPLVREKKEDEFIRLRQGTSSVAEYETQFTKLSKFFPELVPTEQKRVKRFVQGLNLEIQESL; translated from the coding sequence ATGGCTATGGCCCTGAATAAGATGACCGATTTATTAGAAAGAGTAGTTAATCAATCTGGTTCCGGAGTCAGACCTACACATCAATGTAGGGATTTAGAAGTGGGGGAGGATAAGGCCTTAGAAAGGTTCCAGAAATTTGCTCCACCTAAATTTATGGGAGGACCAAACCCTGAGATAGCAGAAAATTGGTTAGAAGCTATGGTTAACATATTTGAGGCATTAAAATACCCTGAGAATAGACAAGTTACTTTTTCCGTATTCCAATTTGAGGGGCCAGCACGTTCATGGTGGAACATGGTTAAAACTAAATGGGAAAGAGAGCAAATTCCATGGACTTGGACTAACTTTGCCTACGAgtttaaagaaaaatatatcCCTCCTTTGGTTAGAGAGAAAAAGGAGGATGAATTCATTAGACTTCGGCAAGGGACCTCCAGTGTTGCTGAATACGAAACCCAGTTCacaaaattgtctaaatttttCCCCGAATTAGTACCCACAGAACAAAAGAGAGTGAAGCGTTTTGttcaaggattaaatttggagattcaGGAATCCTTATAA